The Tenrec ecaudatus isolate mTenEca1 chromosome 8, mTenEca1.hap1, whole genome shotgun sequence DNA window ttctggttgtatttctgttGATTCTGATCTGTTCTATCTTTTGGCATTTTATGCTATAGGCAATACTCTTTATCAATACCCTATGTGAATGTGAATCAGTTATTACCCCGACTTCCTTTCTACATTGTTCAGCCATTGCagacatgtgaggcaattgaaaagatcaCGTTTTGAGTGAAAAGCATCTTAGTCATCCAAGTCTTTGCTTTATTGGTTGAGGATTTTTAAATGTTGGCTAGATCAACAAAGAAATGGCATTTACTCTGCTTTACCCTAAATAGTGCGCACCCTCTGGGTTACGTTCCAAGAGAATGTGCGTGAAAATTGTTCGTGACCGAAGAGATAaagctttttctcctttttattggCGCTTTAAATCTAGGTCTGCATATACATTGCTTCATAAATATCATGCTTATGAATTAGAGTATGACTTCTGATATCAAACTTTAAGGAATTGTTCAAATTTGAGTATGGAGTCAATTGTGTTATGCTGCTTAGTGCTTTAAGACAAATAAATGATGCTTGATTaggccactgaaaatattttGTTACACAAAATATGTGTCATAAAAACTTTTGTTAGGCTTGGATATGTTCTGTAGATGTACTCATAACTCTCattgtctctctgtggcttctccggcttcagaggtctggttgcatccatatgGCTTATCCGGCTCCGGGCACTAGGGTGGTTacaggtgtcttgtcagctgcaatgtctcccagggagagaagtAGTGAGAGAttctctcctacctccaaggaggaaataccagatttcccagaattctcaggagaatgccatgcccacacagaggcctcaatggctatgatctgattgacaggctagactctacccttacattcttaatcctcaaattgacaaatgcttATATAACTACCCCACCATGCTTACACCTCGTGCTGGGCATCCCATCTACTAAAATTCACTCTGTGATCTTGCACCCACCAGAGACGGTTTTGCTCCTGAGCCCTCTACTGCCACATATTGTCTGGCCTTCATCCTTCATGTCTGACCTAGCTTCAAGGCaatacataaaaaacaaacagagcaAAAGAGACCAATCCCTAATCATAACACTTCCAAAGCACATCACGCTTGGTATAATGGAagggcagcaacaacaaaaaaaaagaggaaaatcatgaaggagatggattgacacatggctgaaacaatgggcttacgcttaacaattgtgaggatgacacaggacctggTGTCATTCTGAGTTGAAACTGATCTGATGGCACCTAataccaacagcagcagcacacaGAAAATATCATCTAAAGGTGAACACACAGATAAATACACAAGCTGAAGATATTTGGAAAGGGAGTTAGAACTATACTCGAAGATACATATAGGTCTCACAGAGGAGATTTATAATTATGTGTTTACTtaggctgcaaatatatccatgacacACATTCTaagccataaccaaacaccttgagggaatggccCACCGGACCTTTGGCTCAGGACTATAGTTTCGGGGACACATAGATCAATTGGCAAAACGTAGTCACAAAGACGACATTACAGCCTACTTTAGTTCATAGTGACTGGGGCCTTAGAAGCTTGTGACATGTCATATAAGGTGTGACTACTGTTCTCTAACCTACTGGAATACAGAAGCACGGGGATCGCAATGActgacataaccacacacacacacacacacacacacactccagggggacaaacaacagaaaccgtgggggaaaaggagacagcagtcagtgtgagatatgaaaataataatcatttataatttatcaaggggtcatgataatgggggccaggagggaaaaagaggagctgataccaagggctcaatagaaagtaacagtctaagaaataataatggcaacgtatgtagaatatgcttgatataattgatgtatggattattatatgagctgtaagagcccccaataaagggatcttttaataaaaaataaaaagggaagcATGAAGAGAATGGACTGATGAATCACTCAAATATCAGCCTCCCAAGCTGAGAGCAGAAAAAGTGAATGTTGCTCAGTTACCACaacagctctgaaagggatcatcttCAAGGTCCTGGTTAGGGCAGAAGGGAAAACACGGAGCAAACATCAACATCATAAAATTAATTAGGCTCACTGGTCAGACCCAGAAGATTGGAAAGCAGGACACATTGGTCCTTAGTGTTCAGGGAGGTATGCACATCTTAAAATAATCAACTGTTTGAGATCAAAGAGGAAATAATTTGTCCATAGACAAAGTCCAGGCGGcttgaggaagaaggaagagaggaaacAGGAGACACTGGAAGGAAGTGGCTGAAGCAGTGTTACATTGTAGAGTTtgcagtcaatgacatgaaacaaaaggcACATGAATTATTGAGTAGAAAAATGCTGTGTTTGTGCCtttatctaattcacaataaaactatTTGTGGGCAGGGGAGTATGACATTTAGTCCAAATTAAGACCACACacgctgctatcaagtcaattcctactcataatgactctgaggcagagtagaacttcccagttgtgggtttcctaggctgtaaatctttacaaatgcAAAAAGCCACATccctttccttgaagcagcttgtgggttagaactgctgtccttgtggttagcagctcaaggcatagctcactataccaccaggcctctTGAAATTGAGCCCAGATATATTAACACACCTACCCACTAACATTAAGACAACTGGCAAGGGAATGGACCACGCAGTCAGTCTCAGAATATAAGGTTACAACTTTATCCTTCAACTGGGGTGTGCAACCTGGAAATTAGAAGGCTGAGCAAGTACAAAAAGATGCaaaattttacatttttaataaaaaagaacaaaaaggctGTGTCACACATAAGCAATGACCTTCAAACTCACTCAAAAGATAAATCTGCCCCCCTGACTACCAAACTCTGACCTGTTTCACCAGTCAGATGAGTCACTTTTCCACTTGACCTCGGGACAACATGCTGGTGGGGAGAGAGTCTATAAATGAACAATTAGCCTTTCCCCTCTTAGTGAGAATAGCAAACTTACTCTCTTTGGAATCCCCAAAAATGCAGGAAATAAAGATCCTTACCACCTCCACAGTTATCCAAGTCAAGTTCTGGTTATAAATCTGAACGACATCTTTCTCACTTCCTCATCTTCTCTTATAGTCTATCAATCACCAAAACCTAAAGTTTTGCCTTCTAGATATTTCTCCATGCATCAGTTTCTTTCTGTCCACCCTACTCCTTTCTAGACCCATTGTTTATCACTCTTGCCATCCCCATAACAAACACCTTCTAGCTCTTCTCTCTGATTTAAACCGTGTCCTGTTCCTAATCTAATATCCACACTGGAGCTACAGTGATTGTTCTGAAACTCAATTCTGATCATGTCACCCCGACAGCTTCCCATTAACTACAGGGTAAAAACCTAGCTCTTTCAAATTATTCATAAAAGTAGGGCCTTCCTACTTTTCCACTCTCATTTCCTATGTTCTATATTCATCTCGGTAATATTTAAATATTAGTACCTTCAGAGACTCTCTACTCCTTTGGTATATGATTCCTTTTATCTGAAAAACCCTTGATTTCTTATTTCACTTAATAAACTTGATTCTGTAAGACCTCTCTCCGGACTAGAGTTGCacttcggtccttggctccacacgagaaagaattcacgcagaagcctggctcatgatccaactgagtttaatgagagttaaaagaagtttcaggttttacatgacacccataggattcctttgaccatgcggcctggcagagactgctcagcatcacgcaaagatctctctccaaagttctcctccaaaaaagactatctcaagttctctccccatttccttccccagttccttctctctccccccttgctcctgccttttcaagaatTCCaaggggaggcatggtggatgacctcagatcgaccccattggctggactGAATTCACCTGGGCCAGGTAGGCCTATCCAGgattagcgcccacccatgcccaccagcGGAAAATTTAGGCCTTTGTtctgcttggctctcttgggcatgtgTCAATGGACACCCCATCCttacctatctgcctaacaattcAACCTTACAGATTCTGTTTATGGCATTATTCTTCCAGGAAGCCTTACCTAATGTCTGTTCTTCCTCACTTTCCTGCTTGTTTAACTTGGACAATGTCCCCTGCTTGGTGTTCTCATAACTCTACGATTAAGTGTCTGTCCCTGTGTTGACTTTCATTCTTAAATTTCTCTTCCAATTGGACAGAGATCATAGCCCTAGTCCCTAAAGGTACCCAGCACTCAAGTTTGTGGATCTAAATGGAACTCTTTTCTAAGTTATTTGCCCCTCTAtagattcattcattcaataatcCCATATTGGTGATGCCTACGGGTATGGCCCACCCAATTCTATTTTATTCTCTTCTAGAACCCCTATTTATTTTGTTCAGTAAAAATATCCTGTGTGAATCAAATCATGTTTCCCCTTCCCAGAGCATATCAAGAACATTTATTAACCGTTTTCAAATTGTGATTTGTTTCCAAATTGCACATTTGAATCATCTTTATATGCTCCTTCATCTGGTGGCATAACTGACTGATTACATGTCTTTTATGGATCCAGACTGACATAAGTGATGTTGTGTGACAGCCTAATATTCTGGAACTGTGAGACAATTGTTCCCTCCTTGCCAGCTTGCATCTGCAGGAACTGCAAATCTCAATGGCAGCCATCACAGTTAAATACATTTTGATAAATAATAATAGCAGAGTAACATTAGATTATAATTTTACAGCAGGTCTTTGAATCCACCCCACCTAGGCCTGTCTCTCCCAACTTCCACAATCTTCCTGCCCACTGGGTTTAGCTGCTAATGGACACTGATTCTTTTTGTTCAAGTTCATAATGGGTCAAGCTTAAGGAGTTTTGCTGCGACTCCTATAATTTCCAAAGCAaatctcagaaaagaatagaaagtgATTGGTTTGTGAGTGAGAAAGCAGGGCAGGACCGTTGCTGGAAGGCTGGGCTTGGGAGCTGGAGAAAAATGCAAGATATGAGCTCTCAGGTCCCTAGCAATGAGGTTAAAGAGCAGCAAAGTAGGAATGGAAAACCGCAGGACTCAGGAAGGGAGTGTGAGGAAGACCTTAGTAAGGAAGAACAAGGCCGCTATTTAGCAATGAGTGGTGACTAAGATGGGCCTACTCCTCAAGGGAAAAGTAAGATTTATATACCTTACTTCATGACCAGAATTATAGAAAAATAACCTGTAATCTGTTAATTTTTGCATATTAGTAATAGATTAATAGATATGAGGGGATATACCCACACACATGCACTAAATAAAGTGCTTCTGGACGGAGCTTtcctagtacacatttttcccactaggaaagcatggagcaacttgctctgagttagtgcaaccAGTGGAGTcgactgggaaggttctctctggtcacagtgaatttttttcataaaagcagttttgctcgaacctcatttttttgtgagggccaatttaagagaacagtgtgcagctgtaaaattttgtttcctgctcggcaaaaatgctgcagaaaccgctgtgatgttgaacacagctgacaaggacaagCGCCGTGGGGAAAGCCCAAGTGTACGGGTGttgttctcatttcaaaaaatgtgaactgtccattgatgacaaccttcgttctggacgtctgtcaacttcccagcccagtgaaGATGTTGACACATTTCTGCACTTGTGCGCAAAGACTGGCGATGGGCCACGGAAGAGATGGGGAGGTTACCTgggctatcttggagcttggttccgcaaattttaatggatgatttgggaatgagaagggtaccTGAAAAATGTATGCCTTGAGTTCGGACTAACCAGGGGAAAAAACGTCAACTAGAAACATGCCCGTGCTTTGACTGAACAGCTCCTAAGTGACCcagaacccctccccccccagaggTCACTCAGGAAATGGTGCTGTTCttatgaccccaaaagcaaacatcaatcaagccagtggaagaaaagctcctcaagtgaaatcaaagatcaagagtaTGCTCAGTTGTTTTCCTGATGGGAGGgtgatagtgtatttggagtttgttccattaGACTGTCaatcaatctttctatttagCAGTTCTGAAAGATTTtgttaacagtgtgcaacaaaaaaaggcctgatttgcggCAGACGGgggacaggttttgccaccaggacaatgcacctgctcagacaGCCATTCTCAGTGTGCCGGTTTGGGGcagaaaaacagcatgcctctcttgtccatgCACCTTATTCAGTTGACCTCACCCTAGGAGACTTCTTTcagtttctgcgaatgaagagggacatgaaaggacattgATATAATCACAAAAACCTTTATGACTGTTTCAAACCCACTTCCTCACTTCCAGGCATGAGAAGCTTTCATGTGCTCCCCTTCCTGTCCTTCAGAAACAGCCTTTGGGGAATAGTTGCAATTTCAGAACATCCTGATGTCCATAGCATTAGGCTGTAGCTTCCCACCGCATATTGAATAGAGAACACCCAAAACGTGCTGCTGTCTCGTCAATTCAGAACAGTTACCATAGTTACCCTTAGTGCCAAAACTCTATGAACGCGGACTGCCACATCCCGCTCCCATGCTGTGCCTGATGGATTCAGAGCACTGAcgtttcagttaacagccaagttTACTAGGGATCCTTTGGAACGAGGCTAGGAAAAATTATTATTCACTTCTCTCATGCCAGTCATTCTCATAGGTAACTTGAATGTCATTTAACACTGCCATGCAGCAAAACAAGCACTTTTCCATTTTCAGGAAACGTGGGCTCAGAAAGACTAAGTAACTTGTGCAGTTGATGAATAATGAAACCAATTGTTGAACTCAACAGACAATTTGGTTATAATTCTATAACATCATGTTCTTTTTTTATCCTGCGTTTAAAAAGGTTGTGtgtaatccactgccatcaagtggattctggctcCTGGCAATCCAATATAGGGTTCATGAGACCAATATTTACTGGAGCCGAcagcgccatctttctcccaaagtgtggttggtgggtttgaaccatcaaaatTGATGCTGGCGatgatcagaaatatgtttttttttaaactactgcCAAAACTATCCAAAATTGTGGGATCTGGCCTtgatttgattgatgtatttctAAAGCCACTCAAGTGCTGACACATAGCAAAGGAACCCTGAGCCGCCACTCATCGTCTTCACGTTTTATAAATCTCGAGCCAACAGAGCCCTAAGCAGCTCAAAGCTGGAGAAAAACATTAACCAAAATGACTCCACTCTCCTCTTTCTGAGGGGGAAATAAGGAATTAGGTTAATAGATTTATAATGGATGTTACTATTTATTTGAGTtagttattttttaacaaatcagTGCTGGTCAGCTGGGGATAAATGGCAATGATAATAAGCCCAATGCTTTCTTTTGAAGAGATATTTTCATTAGAACTTGGTGAAATGAAAATGATTTAATGGTTAGACCTGAGCCCCAAGCTAAAGAAGGAAGACTTGGTTTTACTCAAGGATGCCAAATGTGTGCTAGTCTATGTTTGTGTATACGTGTGTGCTTACCTGCATGCATGtgttgtctgtgtgtgcaagtgtGTTTTTGAGGCAGTGATTATACACAGGCTAAGCAGGATCCAGTTGTGCTCTGGAAGGCTCGTCTAGGCCTTTCTTCTCTTAGGAAGCTCTGCAAAGGCTTATCTATTCCCTAGGGTCATACTGATTGACTGTGAACTTCATGTAAGACTGTATTATTTTCAACCTCAGAAATATTTACCAAAAAATCAAGGACCACGACCTCCTGGACAAAAGGAAAACAGTCACAGCACTGAAAGCAGGAGAGGACCGGGCCATTCTCCTAGGACTGGCCATGATGGTGTGCTCCATCATGATGTACTTTCTGCTGGGAATCACACTCCTCCGCTCATACATGCAGAGGTAATGCCCCTGGTGGCTGGACACTgttgttttctctcctcctccctcctcccccattgtTTCAGCAACCCTGAGTTCCACTTCCTCTCCTTATTTCCTAATAATAACCTAGGAAAGTGTCTACCTCAAATAATATTTCAATGTTGTTACCTGCTATTAAGGATTAAAAGACCTCTATGTATAAACTGCCTATTATGTGAGGACTCCTGGTATGGTTCTTTAACTCTTACAACTATTCTATAAGGTAAGTACATGTTAATATATCATTATGAAGTTATCAAAGCTGAGGCCCCAGAGACTTAAATAATTTTACCAGCATCGCACAATTCTAGCAGGCGCCAGCGATAAAAATCAAGCCCATAACCACCTAACACCAACGCCTCTGTTCTTGCCAAGTAGCTTCGTCTGTTTGTCTTCTATCTTGAGGCCATCGAGTTTGGGGTTGTTTGCTTGCCTTCttgcttggttttggtttgtttgcttgatttGTCTTCTATAGTCATACCGTCTCCACCTGCTCAGCCTGCCCATCACCAcacacatcagtggttctcagtggCACATCGGACGATACTGATGAacatatttggctgctaaccaaaatgttatAAGTTCAAGTCCACTCGGAGGCACCTGAAAGAGTGCTTGGAAATGTGTTTCCAAGATTTAGCCATTGAACACTGTGAGATCTTGAGGGTCCCAGGAGTTGGAAATCAACTCAACTGGCAACTGGACACAAATGGGTGGAACATAGTGAGGAGCATCTCTTAAAGCACCCCCTGATCATGCTGATGCTCTGCCCAGGCTGAGAAACACTACTGTGCAGCCacgtcaaagaacaaaagaagtaACACCAAGTTAGCCGCATGATCAAACCCGGCAGTCTCTCTGACTGTTGCCATAAAGAGGATGTGGTGTGCACGTGAGAGCCAGCACAGGGATAGCTGTGGGGAGGTGGTCATAAAATGGTTCTGCTGCTGAAAGCTATAAGACCCTTCCAAATgatacaaaacaaaattcaaaatcatagaaaGGATTGGCTTTACTGGTCTGCTAGTGATTGGCGAGACCCCTAGACTATGACCCGTAGACCAAACTCCCTGTCTAGTATCTCACCTCGAAGCAATTTGAATCTGCGCAGAAAGCACACATTCCAATCACTGTGGCCATCAGCCTGTCAAAATCACCCACAAGCAAAACATGGATTGCTGGTGTGTTACATCTTCATCACAAATGTTATCCTTGACCATGACAGTATTTCAAAGTGACCAGCTGACTGATGGACAGTTGGAAAATGTCTCTGTACCTTTCTGGCTGGGAAGTCCCAAGGTGCTGATACGGACCATTAATCTGTGTAGAAGAGTTTCTTTTCTATGGTCCTTCTAGGGAAGATAGCACCCTGGGGTGAGCCTGACCTTTGAGAAATCTGGGAGTGCATATAATCACTTactagtgtgtgtccttgggttgCTACTTGATTTCTCTGACCTTCAGTTCCTGTACCTTGGAAAGGTCATCAACGCATAAAGGGAATTAATCCCCTCCTTAGAGGGTTGTCAGgatcaagatgaggctttccactcccaggaAGAGTTACCGTCTAGGAAAGCCAGGAGGCCATTTTTACCCCACcctatcgggttgctgtgagccagagctgacttgatggagtGAGTTTTatgtacatgtacacacatatgtataaacacacatataatACATACACGTGGGTATAGTGCTGTGTATAATACTCTGATCAGAGCAAAAATGTGCACACCAAGCTCTTGGTATAATAAAGCCACCCAAAATTAAATATCACTGAGTCTATGCCTACTCAAGAGCGGCcctagagaacagagtagaaccattCCATGTGGCTGTAAAGACTGTACCCACTTATATAAGTACTTCTCCCACAGAATGCGTCTATAggaagttcaaaccaccaaccttttggtcagcgATGCTGAACTGTGCCCCAGAGCTCCTGGGAGAGTCAAAACGGGGcattatttttcccttccttacTAGAAAGTCTTAAGAAAATATACCTCTTTCCTTCAAGTTGGTGTTCAAACCATTTCATCCCTTTAccaatcccccctccccttctgtgTCCACACACTGGGCTGGGGTGCAGGTTGGGGTAAGAAGAGTGTGAAGCCAATCCTTGCcgagaggaagacaggaatggCAGGGAGCTGCTTACAAAATAGAAACACAAGGTGACTGCGGGTAATGCTTTGAAAAATTGCCTGGGTTTACCAATGAATTCAATTAGAGACATATATATATCTCAATTAAACCAGGGACTGGAAGATGTTACACTGTAGCCAATGAAAGTCATTGAAAAAGTTCTCAAGCACCAAGCAAAACTTATCTTGTACTATAGTGTGCCTAACGCTGCTCTAAAAAGACATGAACTTTACCCACAGAACCAAATAGCTGTGTATTATATTAGAGATGTGGAAATGATGGCCTCTTCCGGGTAGAGAGCTGACAAATTGTACCTCCCTGATGCACCTTCCTTGTTATTACCCGCATTGGACCTGTCttcttctcccctctctctctgtagTGTGTGGACAGAAGAGTCTCAATGCACCTTGCTGAATGCGTCCATCACAGAAACATTTAATTGCTCCTTCAGCTGCGGTCCAGAGTGCTGGAAACTCTCCCAGTACCCCTGCCTACAGGTGTACGTGAATCTCACGTCCTCGGGGGAAAAGTACCTTCTCTACCACACCGAAGAGACTATGAAAATCAATCAGAAGGTAGGAACGTGGTGTGTACTGCAGTCCACTCCCCCTGCAGAGCTCCCCGCCCTATCTCATGCCCCTCCAgagccccctgccagcattgCCATAAGGATGCCCACTAGGAAGCGGGTTCTGCCTCCCTCATTCATAGAACTAGCTATCTGATTCTGCCTGGAGAGACACTCATTTTCAATGCAAGTTGTGGACAAACCATTCCCATTTGTGAGCGTGCAGATTTAGCCTTTGATTCGATCTGGACGGTTATTATAGCCACACTTACAACCACCCGAGTCTTTCGAAGCGAATGCACACTTGACAGAGTTACAGGGACCACAATGCCATTAGTCTCCCTGTGGAAAGACGGGGGTTTGTATACCTGTCACAGGGGAAAATGGCATTTTGCTTTTCCATGAtcttgagggtgtacttgaaccTCTCTGAACCTCCACTTCCTTTAAATAAAAAAGGGGTCATCCTTACAAGGTCAGCTCTAGGATGAGAGTTTGTGACGTGCTGAACTTAAAGCTTGGCACAGGGGAGACCTGCAATCGATGGACACAGCTAGCGCTGTGCTTTGTCCTGTGTCACCTCCTCTGCTTGGACAAGTGGCAAGACGGATAAGTCCAAAATTAAGCAGTGAATGGGCTTTTGGTCCTCTAGCTTAACCTTTGTATCACTGACACTGGGGATGGAGAATTCAGCTTCGAACACTAGCCTAAATCATCCATTGTGGGAATATGAATGGTCTGGTCACACTCACCCCCAAATTCACTTATATTCTGATTGTattacatggggtttctcaatcttTCCACCTATATCTTTATACCTATGTTCAATAAAAATGATCATTTAAGCTAACTCTGACTGGAGAGTTTTTGAATGGAAATAGACAATAGgatactgagagagagagagaaagagagagagagagagagagagagagagagagagagagagagagaagatcctCCTAGAAAGAATAGAATAAATGGCGACCCAAAGGCTTCTCCAGCTTTCTAAGCttagatttaaaaagaaaaacaaccctcTGTGTGAGTTTCTTTGTGTTTCTCGCTATCTCTTCATAGgcttgtatttgtgtgtgttctGCAAGTATGTCTTCATATACATTATGCTCAAAGAGACTGAATTTCCCACTGCAGGCAGATGACAGATGACAAATGTCAGATTAACAGGAAGAGCTCCCAGTTGCCCTTACTTTGAAACAATTGACCCAACGGTTACTCCCAACCAGTTCTTTGTGACTCCGTCACTTGTTGCACCTGCAGCATCCACATGGATGAAAAGATCACCAGCCTTTTCTTGCAGCGACGTAAATCTAAATAAGAGCCCTATGCACCAGTTCTGAATATCTTAAAAATCCTTAAAGGCATAGTTAGGAACTCAACTCACTTACCACTCAAGATCTGTCCACACAGACATACATATGCAAGTCCACATGTTGAATGTCCAATAGATGTGGGCTGTAGTAAACCTTATGCATCAAGTGGGAATGCATATGGCCTGGGGTGACCTTGAAGTAAAGTGTCATCAGAACCAACCTGATTCTATCAATTGATTTGGGATTTATGGTGGCAATGTAGATGACCAGACTCTCTCATATGCCTGCACAACCTGATGCCACCGTCTGTCCCTGCAATAGAGGTAGAATTTCACAAAGAACGAGGAGGTAGTGCCTGGTTTAAGAGCAGGAGAGGTAGGaatcggggttgtatcctttcaccatatttattgaaTCTGCATACTGAGCAACTAAACTGAGAAACTGGTTTATATAAAGAATATAGTGTCACAGTTGGAGGAAAAACCATTAACAACTTTTGATAAGCAGATGTCACAACCCTGATTGCTGTTG harbors:
- the KCNMB2 gene encoding calcium-activated potassium channel subunit beta-2 gives rise to the protein MFIWTSGRTSSSYRHDEKRNIYQKIKDHDLLDKRKTVTALKAGEDRAILLGLAMMVCSIMMYFLLGITLLRSYMQSVWTEESQCTLLNASITETFNCSFSCGPECWKLSQYPCLQVYVNLTSSGEKYLLYHTEETMKINQKCSYIPKCGKNFEESMSLVNVVMENFRKYQQFSCYSDPEGTQKSVILTKLYSSNVLFHSLFWPTCMMAGGVAIVAMVKLTQYLSLLCERIQRINR